The genomic stretch aaagaaataagtgacaaacactccagtatctttgccaagaaaaacccaaatgatgTCATGAAGGGTGGAACAGAACTGATCAACGAATATTTTCAAAGAAACTATGCTTGATTGCAGTATCATTTACAatactttgttatttttaatggatatagatggaaagagaaagatatgtagaaaatataaatatatgatagaaTATAGATATTATAGAAAATATAGATGAGATATAGAAGACATTAGATAAATGATGATAAAGAGGACATAGTATAGATAGATGTAAAAGATAATTAAGACAGAACTTCCCCAAAAAagcaaattgggggaaaataaggaaataatcTCAAATTTGAGTTGGCTTAGAGGTTTTTAACCAGGGGTcctagttgtgttttttttttcttattttgctaaGTGTATTTCACCATAATTGGCTCCCTTTGGCAATCCCTACGTGTTTTATTTCATGCACTTCCAAACATTCTTCTGAGGTTGGTGGGCTTCACCAGAAAACCGGAAGTGTCCTTGACACAGAAATCGCACGAAAATCCTATGCTCTAAGATCTTCAGTGGTAGCTTCTCGCTCCATCATTTTTAGGGCTAGAAGGGTCACCTGCATGAAAACCGGACTTTCTAAGTCTAGTGGGCGCTTCCCAGCAAAACACGTGGACAGAGCAGACCCTCTTCCAGCAGCCCCTCAGGGAGCTCCGCGTGGGGGGCtggaggggcggggaggggcggggggggggcagaggattGCGAGGGGTGACCCTGCTTCCGCAGCCTCTGACGTCACAAAGGCCAGCGAAGACCCGGACCGGCCTAGCCTCCCTCAGTTCAGCTCGGCTCGGGGCAGAGGGAGAGCCAGCCTTGAAGCCCCGCCTTCCCTCCGGGCTTACCCCAAGGCCCAAGCTGCAGGCTCCGCCTCTCAAGACCCCGAAGGGGCGGCTGCGGGGTCTGGAGAGGCGACTGTCCAGGGCGCCCGAGGCTCCTGGAATTGGGAGCCCCGTCGGAATGGCCACGTCCTCGGAGGCCTCGCTCGTGCTCTCTGACTGCTTCTGCCCCATCTGCACCGAGATCCTGATGGAGCCCGTGAGCCTCCCGTGCGGCCACACGCTGTGCCACTCGTGCTTCCAGCAGACCGTGCAGAAGGCCAGCCTGAACTGCCCCTTCTGCCGCCGTCGGGTGTCCTCGTGGGCCCGCGCCCAGGCCCGCAACAACACGCTGATCAATCTGGAACTGTGGGAAAGGATCGAGAAACAGTACCTGCGGAAGGGCGGGCTCGCCGGCGCGGCCGGGAGGGGCGGGGGCCAGGAGCGGGAGGCGGAGCTCCCGCCCCTCAGGCTCAGTGAGCCCGGGGAGCTGAGACGCGAGTATGAGGAGGAGCTGAACAAGGTGAAGGCGGAGAGGCGGGCACGCGCAGAAGAGGAGGCGCGCGTCAGTGCCGAGTACATAAGCCGGCTGTTggctgaggaggaggaagaggaaagcaaGCGGGAGCACGAAGAGGAGGTTTTCCCGAGGCCGGGACCAGAGGAAGACGGGAAGCAGAAACTGCAGCTAGGGCAAAAAGAGAaccaggaggaggaaatggatgaAAAGGCAGAGCAAGAGGAGGTTCAGACTACGGAGAAGGGGAAGAAGCCCAGGTGTGAGCTGGAGGCTAGGCAAACCTTGGCTGGGGAGAGGCCAAAAGACCGGCTGAAAATAGACAAAGAGCTGGCCCAAGAAATAAGCATCAGTCTTAAAGCTCTGAAATGTGTCTTGAATTCCCTTTTTGCTGCCAACTCATCTAACCTTGCCCCTGGCAGGTCACCAAAGAAAACCGAGAACAAACTGAACAATACTAGAGACATTCACAAGTGCATGCCACCCAAGTCCCTGCTTACCTCCCCAGCACTACAGAATGAACTTGGCAAGGCAAAAGGCAAGGGATCCTACAAGTCTAAGGAGGTCAGCCTTGGTAAAGGACAGAGCCCCAGGTggcaggggaaaagaagaaactgGCCAACTTTATCTACACAAGCCTTCTGTCAAATTGAGAGCATTGATGCAAGAGCCTCTCTGAAAGAGGAGTTGGAATCGTATCTCAGAAGAGAAAGTAAGCCAGGAACAAGTGGTGAGGATAAAACTATAAGGCATTGTAATGTTTCAAATCGCAAACTGCCCAAAACCATATTTTTCTGCCCTAGGGAAGCTGTAGCTAAGCCTTTGGGGAAATCGGAGAATGAACCCACAGCTGAGATGAAAAATGATGGTACTAGTCTGTTGGTGAAAAAAGAAATTCCCCGAAGGAAAAATCTGGAATCTCTGTCTGAATCCCTCAGTGATTCAGgcttctcttccaagaaaacgAAAATGTGCCCAGAAACCCcctcagagaaagaggaaagaaaaagtacCTTTACCCAAAAACTGATAGATTTAGAGCACTTATTTTTTGAGAGGCATAAACAAGAGGAAGAAGATAGATTATTCGCATTACAGCTTCagggagaaattaataaagaACAGGAGAGGCTGAATCTGAGAAAGAGGACCCGAGATGAATACCTCCTTCGCCCTAGAGTCTCCTTAAATCCAGATAAAGGAAGAAGGATTTGCAGcaaaagttcaaagaaaaaaaactgaagcagCAGTTTCAGAGACTCCAAGGGGTTCAAAATATGAATAGTGGCCATCTTTTAAAATCTAGTTGAAACTTTCAGCTAATGATAAAGGAGAAAAGGTAACAAAATGACCAGAATGCCCCTTCTCATTGCCTAGTTAATTCACAccaaaaaaatgaacttttcagATCTTGGAATAAGCTGCAAAATAAGGAATATGGGAAAGGAATAAGGAGTAAAACTTGATTGTAATGCTCTCCTATTCCATAATATCCTTGTagttaggttttgtttttgtttgtgtttttggtgCATTTTATTCACTGAAGGTGCCTGTTTTCAGTAGTAGTTCAAGTTGGGAGGCTATCAGAGAAAAGCTCTTCAGGTGCCATTACAAATGTTTGTCTTCTGATAGAACTCTGGAGGTGTACAATACGGTTGCTTTTTTTATATTAGCAGTAACCAGGGTACACTGAGGTGAAGGATCCTACTGGTTGGTCTATACCTTCAGCTAGATCCAAGATAGCCTCAAATCCTTTGTCCATCATAATCCTTTCTCAAAAAAATtcacaacaaccaaaaaaaaaaaagaaaaagaaaaacccttccctttgagattactgTCCACCTTTTTGGCTTGTTGAATtggaatttaatttaaataaaacaagataTTGTGTtctaaagaatttaaagaatcaAGAAAAGATTTAATCTTCACTGGGAGAAAGATGAATTCAATCTCCTTGTTACTTTTCTTAATGTTTAAGGAGTTTCCTATACTCAGTAGCTTATCACTAAATTTAGTTCATCTTAATTAGATTTTGGGCATTGTAATAAAGCCTTTATGGGATAAATCAGAATAgatgagagaggagaaggaattaAAAATGAGTTGAGAGGAAGGAAAGTTCATTCATCaagcaaaaagaaatgagtgGCTATATGATTAAAATAAGGAGACAAATGGAAATAGGATAAGGAAGCAAGTGACATTGGAAAGACAACCTCTTCTGTGTTGGTTTTCTTTAGAGACACTGGCCCTCCTTGGGCCTCTGACAGTTTTAAATCTTGATACCAGGCAACAAATTGTTGCCGATTAGGTTGATTTTATAAAATtggcttttaaaatttcaattccagaaaatgaaattttatataaggcagtaatttttttaaagaaaaagaagtgagCAATGTAAAAGAACCCATGTCACAAGTGATAACGTTtatatttctatagtgttttaaacTTTACCAAGTTAAGTTCCTCCTGAAAATCCTATTTAGAGAGTAGGAAGtacaaatattacttatcatCACCCATGGCTCAAAAGGTTTAGATGAACTTGCCCTatggtcacacagtgaataaatGGTATTaaaattcatgttttcttattACATGTCCAGACCTCTTTCTCTATATCAGGCTACCTTTATGCTAGAAAGCACAAATGAATTTTTCCTCAATCAAAATCAGAGACTTCTTTTCTAGGTTTGATCTAACATCAGTTCATTCTATGATGATAGACCCTGTTGAATATAGATGACTCATGTATGTTAACATtgcaaataatattaaatatggtGTCTTCTTTTTACTGTGAATTAGGGATGGAGGCATTAAGTGAAAATTTTTAGATCTTCATGATATGAGCTACTATTGATTATATATGATCAGTAACAAAACTGATAACAAAGTTAAACTATTCTAGTTAGAAGACTTTCtactgttttacttttgtttatacttgatggaatatatatttattagGAAAATATAAGCTTAATTACATTCAAAGCCAAGCAAATTAAAACCAACTtaccctttctttaaaaaaaaaatgtcaacctCTATAATAGAACACAGACTTAGAATCAAGAGATTTAGATCAAAATTCTGGCTTTTAGACTTCCTTGTTCCCAGCCAAATGACCTCCAGagcctttcttcatctataaaatataggttataatttttttattacttcacagggttgtttgtgaGTACATGGTCTCATAGATGAGGCCTTCAACTTGACAGCCTGTAAAGTctgtcactttacaaatgaggaaactgaggctcaaaaaaattaaatgattttcccaagatcatatGGGTTTTCAGATTCCTAATCCACAGATTCTTTAACAGCACTATAAATGTGGGAACgaataatctgtaaaatgggggggggggtggtattaCATAGTTTCACACAGTATAAATAACAATCTAAATTGGAGCTTTCACGGATTCTAAATATTTCCATTCAAATTATACATTTCACTtgtagagctaaaagggacttaaCAATTCACCTAACTGTGCTACCCTGCTTTCCCTCTTTCAGTTTTAAGTTGATTCTAACCAAAAGAGGTTAGGTAATTTGCCCTGTTAGAAGCTTTCAAATTAATAGTAAAgtaaaatgtcttttaaataaGAGAATCAAGTAGAGAAAAATACCCCTAAGTAGGATTGGTATTAGTATTGAGATTAGCCTTGAGTCTCCAGGTTGATGATGAATTTATGGGAGAAACAATCTAAGTTCTAGGAGTAGGAAACCTAAGATCATGTCACATCATTCTGCtttaaaatatcttaattttCATAAGGAACTCCAAAATCTtgcaagccacttaaactctgGTACATAAATTAATATTGATAACCTTTACTTTTTGGATCTAGATGTGAAGGAAGTACTGTATTTGAAATATTGTATGTTGAAAAATTCAGTCCTTATATAAAAAAGGGCTTACAAGGGAAAGAAAGTGAATGCTGTGGGCTAATAGGTGGTTTTAAGcaattaaatgcaaaataacaAGTATTTCATATgaacaatcaataaatattgtGCTGGGGCAGGATAAAAGTAAAAAGAGTACAAAAGTGACAAAAGTCAGCTGGCAATAATGGTAGCTAGCAGAACTTATAAAAGCAAACTTGATATCCTGCATGGAGGAGAATTTGTCTAAGGTACAGTTGGGAATTTATGCCTCTATGGTTTTTCTGTTTGGTATTTTGGGTTTAATCGTGAGTCAGGAAAGAGCTGGTAATAAACAATCTCGTCCTTTAAAGAGGATATCTGGCTTTGAGGATTCAAGAGAGAGGTGTGGGCTAGAAAAGCaactttttttaaatacataggaGCTACAGATACCATCTAAGTGGCATTTTTTTCTATTGTCCTAGAGGAAAAAATTGCTTCATGGTATGCCTGAACTCTGGTTAACCATATACTTAGAAAGTCTCTgacattttgaaataaatttttttgttcATCCTAGGATTAATATGAATTAATAATTTAAACTAAAACAATGACAGTTGACTCCAAGAACAGAGACACAGTGATTATAAGTAGGCCATGGTATATTTGCCAGCATTAACTTGTATGCAGGACATAAGATAACTAGAAAATTAATAGAAGGGGAGGTACACCGGAGAAAGGGATCACAAAGGATGACCCCAAGAGTGACACTAGTAGTATGAGAATGCTAAAAGATTTGAACAAAGAAAGGGCTCCAGCTCATTGGTTATGAAGTCTGTGGAGGATTTGGGGAAACTTAAGAATATCAGGATAAAAAGGCATGACTGCATTGTAGTTTACACTATCAGTAGAAATACCCATAACAATGAGGTCATAGATCTTTTGAAAAATTAGAGTGTGACTTATCTTTCACCCAGAGTGGAAGCTTTGGGTTTATACAAACTGGTTCAAacttgggggaaggaagaaggaaggatattTCTGTATTTCTCACAAATCATTctgttcatctcagtttcctaCCAAACATCAGAACTTGGCCTAGAAATCAtttgggagaggaagggataggGGACTATAATAACTCAGTACTGTTTTTGTCATCTTCCCTTTGTGAATTATTTCCCTGTCCCAGAGCATCTCCACAAAGGCAAAAAGAGGAGTCGGGTTTCTCCCAAACTATTATTTAAACCTTCTCTAAGAAAATTTTCACAACCACAACAAAGTCCTCACTCATTCTTTAATCTTATTAAACTTTACCAGGAGTTTCCTGGTCACACCTTGTCgacaaatagaaataattatagaCACTGGGTCCTTTTCAGTTGACAGCACTTTCATCACAACAACCTGGTAGTAGTATATACAGTGAAGTGTTAGGCTAAGTCTGATTTAGACATCAGCCTATGCCAAATATTCCATTTCCCTTTCATGTAAATATGCACATGTAAATCATAAGATCAggttttagaggtggaagggacctcggaagccatctagttcagcccTCCCCATtgtgcagataaggaaactacaacccattaagtgatttgcctgatgTCATTCAGGTAGTAAGTGAAGGAATCAAATTTGGAACTGAGGTACTCTGCCTCTAGATCCAGTGTTCATTCCATTGTAGAAAAAGATGATTTTtgtagtaggaaaaaaaatcaactgactAGACTGACTCAACTTGAAGAGTACATTTATACGGTTTAATACTGAAGGCACTTCTAGCATCTCTTGACAGTTACCCAAATTGTAGGTGTCAAATCTAATAATAAAGTAACTGAGTTCTAAGGAACATGTTTTGTAAAGCCAACCTTTTTCCTCATGACAGCAGAAATCACAAAGGACCAGAGGCTTTAAGATACTTGATCCGGACTAATATCAGGGTAAAAGTAGCAGGACTGGTACTGGAATTTCTTAGCCTTCATTACCATAAAATTATGGGAGTTGAAAGAGATCTTGAAAGTATTGTCCACAACAACCAGAACTACTTTTGTATATAGTATTGCTTCCTTTCCCAGGGGTATTGAACAAGAGGCTGAAGGGAGGCTAACAATGAGAAAGGAAGAGTCAGAAATAATTTCAAAGAGTGCATAGGAATACCAcagactaaaaaataaaaaaggaaggacagGATTGGGAAAAAGACAATAGCCTCATTTGTAATGTTTGAGGTGCCAGTGGAACAGCCAGTTAGGCAGTTAGAGATATAGCTCTGGAGTTCAGTAAAGTCCAAAATGGCGATAAAGATTTGAAAGTCATATGCATAAAGATAGAGTTTCTAGCAGTAGGAATAAATGAGGTTATCAAGGGAATAGATGGTGACTACTATGATTATAACTTCGACTACTACTAGAACTAGAACTGCTACTCATAAGAATcataaggaataataatagcccacATTTATGTagtggtttaaggtttgcaaagcactctacatTATCATCTTTGGTCTCCAAAACAGCTTTAAAGGTTATTGAGATcgacaagtgacttgcctacatcACACAGCAAAATGTCTATGGCAGGAAAACTTAGATTTTCTCAACTCCAAATCTGGTGTACCATGCAACCTCACTTAAAGCAAAAGACTGACCCTTGAGAAACACCCACATTAATAGATCAGAAGAGGAAGAATTAGCAAAGCAGGTAAAAAAAAGGAGTCATTAGGGAGATAGGAGAACCAAGAATCCCATGTCACTAAAGGCAaagaaagataaagtaagaaggtataaagtatatatatataaagtataaaggTAAGAAGGGGTAGTTAGTAGCATACAAAGCTACATAGAATTTATGGAAGATTATGGAAGAGGTTATGGAGATTGGAAAAAACTTGTCATCTGTAAACAATTTTTGTAGTGTttgaaataattagaaaagaaaagaaacctgggTGGGGGAAGTCATCTATCTGCTTACATAGGCTGGATTCATACCAGTATGTCTGCAGAATTCTGAAATTAAAAAAGTAGCAATGAGCAAGAAGCTGTGCTGCATAAAGTAACTAGTGCTGAGTGCCAGGAGGTTGTCCCTGTGATTCAACCTGATTCCCTAATGCCtcaatcttattttttttgtttaaactgTTTATCTTTCCTCACCCATACTAGAAGTATGGGCTGGATCCACCAAACCACCTCaaaacagatagatggatggatgaactgtcaggcactatgctaaaccctggggatatGTGTTaaacaagatagtccctgccctcaaggagcttacattctgttggacGAAGACTACACAAAATGGTATTGGTAATGGAAGCCTGTAAAGATAGAAATGGTACTAGCCTGAAGACATGGAGAGGAGACTGCAAGAAGTGCTAAGAACTAGATCCACATGAGTAAAGGTTTGCCTTTCAAAGCATTGAGAGAACCAGGAGTGGAGCCCTAGTTTCTGGTGGGGTTGAAATAATTGAAGTATAAGTGAAGAGACTAGGAAGAGGCTAGTTGTCTGGTCCCCAAGATAAGGTAAAAGGTTCATCTACTGAAGCCATTAGTTGTCCCCATCAGGCAATGGGCTTATACAGAGCGGGTGACTACTAGAGCAGTTCCTGAAAGAAGCAGGAGGAAATAGGAGCAAGGGTATAAAATAGAGGGATTAATTAGCCTTAGTTCTAAAGTTAGCTTGACTACAATCTGAAGGCACATGTTACCTGAAAGTTTGGCATGTGAATGTGGTATTAGATGACTTGTGCTGAGCCTCAGAAGGCAGagctagtagtagtagtttgAAGTAGCAAAGATGTAGATTTCACCTTGATAGAAATATTCCTACCAAATGCATATATCTCATGGAAGAGATCCAGCACAGATTACAAACTGAAAAGATACACCATATAGAGAGTGAAGTTCTTCCAGTGCTTGTGTTTGTGAATGGCAGTTCAAATTGCATCAAGCCCTGGAACATTACAGACTCCAAAGTGAGATGCAAAAACCTCTCAAAGGAGTTTAACCTACCtacccataaaagaaaaatctgAGCACCTACTAACAGAGCAATGGAGGAAAGGTGCATTCTGAATATAAACAGGTTGCAAAACATGACAAATTAGGAATTATGAATGAAATGTAGtttaaaagatatcaaagaaGTATATGACTAGAAAAAAGATGGTCCAGTCATGTAGCAAGATCAAGAGACCAACATTCCATAGTGAGCTCCACTGGTATATACATAATGTCAAGAGAATTTGAGGAGGTCCTCTAGGACATTAGGTAAGAGTCCTTTGGCAAACGTACAGAAGACATAGGTAAGAAATGCACAAGATGGGCAAAGCACTGATGGGTTTTAATCTACACCATTGAACAGAATGCTCACATCAGTGAGATCACTGATACACTTAGCAAactaaaatataaggaaaaattgaTAGCAAAGAGAATTGTACTGAAGTATATTCAAGGGTAGTGGCTTTCACCTCACCagaaatcttcaagcaaagattGGATGACTACTTAACATTATGAAAAGAATTCTTTTTGTTGTCTGGATAGAATCATATGGCCACTGGAGTCCCAACATGGAAATACTTTGATTCTATGAAGTTATAGACCATAAGTTTGTAATAGAATGTCCAGCCATCCTCTGGATTAACCCCAGCTTAACTTCCTTCTTAAAATATagatatagggcagctaggtggcacagtggataaagcaccagccctggattcaggaggacctgagtataaatccagcctcagacacttgacacttattagctgtgtgaccctgggcaagtcacttaacccccattgccccacaaaacaaaacaaaacaaaacaaaattgtagaTATAATGGTTACCAATATAGGATGCAATGTGACTATCCTAGTAATTAACACTATTTCTAATATGCAGCCTGACGTTGAGTTAGCCTTTTCACCACCTATATTAATCAAAAAATcattaagtggggcagctagatggtgcagtggatagagcaccggccctggagtcaggagtacctgagttcaaatccggcctcaaacacttagcactaactagctgtgtgaccctgggcaagtcacttaacccaaactgcctcacttaaaaaaaaatcattaagtgcTTGctttgggccaggcactgtgctaaatactagggttacaaaagcaaaaacaatacttgccctcaaaaagcttaccttTAATGGAAGACATAAGGTAAATATAAATGTACAATATGCATACAAGATACATAGAATAGATGGAAAGGGCCTTTGTAGGGAAGGCGCTAGCAGCTGAGGGACTAGGAAAGGTCTCTTGCTGAAGGTTGcatttgagctgaaccttgaaagaagccaggaattgAATTTAAGAAGAGGCaatcaaaaggg from Dromiciops gliroides isolate mDroGli1 chromosome 6, mDroGli1.pri, whole genome shotgun sequence encodes the following:
- the LOC122732600 gene encoding E3 ubiquitin-protein ligase RNF168-like; amino-acid sequence: MATSSEASLVLSDCFCPICTEILMEPVSLPCGHTLCHSCFQQTVQKASLNCPFCRRRVSSWARAQARNNTLINLELWERIEKQYLRKGGLAGAAGRGGGQEREAELPPLRLSEPGELRREYEEELNKVKAERRARAEEEARVSAEYISRLLAEEEEEESKREHEEEVFPRPGPEEDGKQKLQLGQKENQEEEMDEKAEQEEVQTTEKGKKPRCELEARQTLAGERPKDRLKIDKELAQEISISLKALKCVLNSLFAANSSNLAPGRSPKKTENKLNNTRDIHKCMPPKSLLTSPALQNELGKAKGKGSYKSKEVSLGKGQSPRWQGKRRNWPTLSTQAFCQIESIDARASLKEELESYLRRESKPGTSGEDKTIRHCNVSNRKLPKTIFFCPREAVAKPLGKSENEPTAEMKNDGTSLLVKKEIPRRKNLESLSESLSDSGFSSKKTKMCPETPSEKEERKSTFTQKLIDLEHLFFERHKQEEEDRLFALQLQGEINKEQERLNLRKRTRDEYLLRPRVSLNPDKGRRICSKSSKKKN